The DNA window cacTGTTATAGAGTGTCTTttaaaggtggacataaaaatgaaatattataaaatgtttctaGTAAGCATTAACTATagagaaaattatcaattttgaatgcaacaatgcattttttctgctttaataattatgtttttgtgaaatatttatttttagaccataaaatgcagtgaaataccatttttacagtgaaatacaggccTACCTATCAGGTTTTAAACAGTTGCTTATGCTTGGGAAGCAGTCATCAAGAAAGCCTCAAATAGATTTCAGAAAAACAACTGTACACAGGAGGTCATGTGAAAGGAGCGCAGCTTTGTATAGTTTGAGTCCTTCAGTCCACTCCCATTCAAGATATTCCCAAGTATGTTCAATAAACCATGAGTGCGTGAAGGACCCGCAACCCAGCTAGACTCGTATTGTGTGCGTGTCTctggtgtgtctctgtgtctgtatgtgtttttgtgtgtgtcagtctctgtgtctgtgtcttctgtatgtatctgtgtgtctcaatatctgtatgtgtttctgtgtctgtgtctctatatatctgtgtgtctcagtgtctgtatttctgtgtctcagtgtctgtttCTGTATGTAGCTGTGTGTCTTAGTGtctgtatttgtttctgtgtCTCAATGTTTGTATGTATTTCTGTGCCTCAGTGTCTGTATCCGTGTCTTTATGTATCTGTGTGCctcaatgtctgtgtgtgtctcttattgtgtctctgtgtctgtatctatgtctgtgtctctgtgtttgtgtgtgtgtgtctcttggtGTATCTCATTGTctctatgtgtttgtgtgtgtcttggtgTATCTcattgtctctgtgtgtttgtgtgtgtgtgtgtgtgtgtgtgtgtgtgtgtgtctattagtGTATCTCattgtctctgcgtgtgtgtgtgtgtgtgtgtgtgtctcttagtGTATctcattgtctgtgtgtgtgtgtgtctcttggtGCATCTCattgtctcagtgtgtttgtgtgtttgtatgtgtgtgtatctcttgGTGTATCTCAttgtctctgtttgtgtgtgtgtgtgcgcatctTTCTTTGTGTGTGAGGGGCGAAGGTGTGAATTTGAAGTTATTTTAAGTACCCTGGTATTGTTCAGATATTTCCGTTCATCACAGACACAGTTTATCAAGATGAAATACATCTTCAGAGTGACAATTTATTATAATGTCACAAGCACTGAAACTGCAACAGCTTACTTGGTATTGGAAAATCAGCAAATGCTTCAGAACTGTAAATGGTATTAAACAAAATCTTCAATCAAATGAACACCAGCGgatttttaacagttttgttctatatttatattaggtttttgtcctttgttttttatgttctgaatgtGTTATTTGAAACAtgtgtaatattttcatttattagaATACATTCTACTTCTTGTAGAATACAGTAACTGGgtgttctctctctccctctgtcacaGATCAGGTTTTTGGAAAAGCACACAACTGGGGAAGGTAATGAACATGTGTGTGAGGAGGTAAGTGTGAGTTCACACTTGCTACCAGTCGGACTGAGTGTGCGAGAGACAGCCCCTGACGGAGCCTTGTGCAAAACACTTATTCCAGATGGTGCAGAGAAACGTAAGcaaagtctgttttattttttttccaacaaagCAGTGTGCAAACTTAACTCTGGAGTAATGATGTAAACacgcaatctctctctctctctctctctctctctctctctctctctctctctctctctctctctctctctctctctctctctctctctctctctctctctctctctctctctctctctctctctctctctctctagcaaaACCACTGATTCCAGATTCTGATAATTGGTTTCCAGTTTCGAGGAGCCTGGACTGCCTCACACCAGTTAGGGAGAATACATTTAACTGGAATTGCTTGTCCTTAAAGGATTTACAAAAGACAGGTAAATGTCAACCCCACCCCCGCCCCCTCTTTAAAATCAATCagtaaaatccattctctcagcTCTTCTTAGCAATAACACCATTATCATTGCTGTCTTCAAAGGACTGTCAACGGGGCTGTAACATGACTTTTTTGCAATTTTTGTCATTAGCTAGACAagcttttaaaagtgtttgttttattgtagaaGCTGGTGTCTCATCAGAATTGGTTCTCCTACCAGTGACAACAATTCCTCTGCAACAAGGGTTCCCAGATCAGACTAAAGAATTGCCCATGAGCCTCCATAGCGACAAGGGCAGTTTGGGAAATTACCTGAATCTCACATCAAACAGTAAGTAATCAATCAGGAGGAGACGCATGGCATTCCGAgataaatgaaatagaaattcAAAAATTATGTCACACTTAAAATACATATGTGCTCTATACATTTGATAGCCAAGTCACATGTCTGCTTCTAGTTTCACGTCAATaaaactgatgaaggcactagagcccaaacgctggtctgcttgactcggccccttctagtttcaataacactgatgaaggcactagagcccaaaatGCTGTCTGCTTGattcggtctcttctagtttcaataacacagatgaaggcactagagtCCAAACGTTGGTCTGCTTGACTCTCTCTCTTCTAGTTTCCATAACacagatgaaggcactagagcccaaatgctggtctgcttgactcggtctcttctagtttcaataacacagATGAAGAGCCCAAACACTTGTTTGCTTGACttggtctcttctagtttcagtaacacagatgaaggcactagagcccaaatgttGGCCTGCTTTGCTTTTTTAGTAGCATCCTATTTTATCTGTGCCATGTTTAGGAATGAGGAATATGAATGTtcctattttttaatatttttttctcattaatcTACAGATGATCTAAATCTCTGGAAGCAGCTTACAATCTGTGACCCCTCAGTGACCTCTGACATCGAGGTCGATGGCCTGACCCTGCCCACAGTCACCGCCTCCGAGTGCTTCCATGCAGGACAATCAGAGATCCGAATAGTTATGAGTCCGCCTCTGAGTGACAAGCACCACCTCCAGATAGGAAATGACATCACAGAAGCAGGGTTGAGCCCTGGGCTAATCATAGAAGGGGCCTCACAGTTTGGGAAAGCCAGTTCCTGTCCTGGGAGACTGGGGTGTAATTCTGAGCCCCAGGAAAATGAGTGGACCGGTTAAGAATTCCAACTGAAAACAGGGGCTACCGTCCTTGAGTGCAGGGGTGTCCTGAAATtcactgcagcactgtgcagatatTACTGTCTGATGAAAGCAAGAGGCCaaatgcttgtctgcttgactttcttaTAGTTCCAGAGTGTATTGATCAGTGTTGTTTTTGCAACATAATAAGATACTGTAAATGCGTCAAAACAAACCTTTTAAATTGTCCAATGACAGTGCAGACATGAATATAAATAGTGGCTATATAGGAATGCAGAAAGACAGTGGCTTTACAGAGGTTCTGTATTATACTTAAGGGCAATGGTatcacaagtatagggcagctacaatgggatgagactgttttaataacattaaacTGTGAAAGAATGTAGTGAACTAACAGACACAAATAAGGAATTATATTGTAGTGgtaaactgaacaggattgtgggacactgtgtttgtctgcagtgtaatgaaactaaactctgaaAGTGTTACAGTCTGCagcttttaatattaaaaataagaaaagggtGTCATCAAGTGGAATTAAGTGATATTGCCTTATTGAACAGTGCATGTTGAAGAGTTATCTTACACTGTTTGACAATGATATTCAATGTAACACTGCATCAAAAAGCAAAACAGGCACTGTTGTCTTCACAGCTTGTTTCCATTCTCTcaggtagttttagctgcaggcaggcaggcacacacactTCCTCCTTCCTGAAACTTTCTGTTACTCTCATGTGAACTAGACAAGCAGACAGGCAGTCAGGCAGGCAATCAGATGTCTTCCTGCTACTACCTGCCTGCAGCAGCCGGGAGGGGTATGATGGCAGCAgcatgctgtggaagctctgattcagctcagggaagcaaaagggaaaaataaaagaaaggggATCTCCATTCATGAGGTTGGGGGGCAACAACCCTCAAACTATATTTCAACTTACTATTGCATACACCAATTGAGGGAGTATGATCATTAATTAGTAAACATTAGTgacattatgttttttaaattgtctaaTATCCTGGTATATTTTCTATATGTTTAGGTAGGACCATAGAAGTAGGTTGAAGGTCAAACATCTTTAGAATTAAAACTTCAGCACGTGGAATTTGTGGTAAAAATGGAGTTGGAGAGCAACATTGATAGTGCGGGGCCCTGAGCTGGAATATCTGAATATTAATATACTGTGCTATATtcatacacattttcttttctgtttcggTACCATGTTATTTTACTAATTTTTTGATAAATTCATAAAAAGAGATAATGGTATTGCTTGTGTTATTGTCAGTTATTATCTATGTGATCTTGAACAGGGAGACAGATATGTATAACTAAAAGCACTCATCAAGGAAGCCGTTTACACATATAAATTAATTCTAATTGTTTAAACACCAGTTCTCCCTACATTGGCCTGTGGGTTGGTTCCCACAATCAATGTAACTTGATCTTCTGATTGGTACACTGCAATTCAAACTAGTTTACTTCAGTTCTTTAAGATTTTCTAGTCTTGAAATGGACTAAACCACAAATACACTGCAACTCCCCTTCTTTGTAAACTAAAGATAGCTCAGAAGTTCAAATACTGTTGCTCTCCAGTTTGTGTTAACATTTAAAATTCATCTCCTTGGAAACACATCTTTTGTGTGGGTAAAGTGCTTTGTAACTCCAAATAAGTGCCAACAAAGTCTTAAAACCAGCCCTTATTAACTTTATTGGACATTATCACTGACTctcctttaaaggagcgctgaccacaTTCAAAATCTTCTCTCTTATCTCTTATTAGGTTTATTAAGATTAGCACTGCCTCTATTTGAAGTCATGCTATCAAATGTGTCTTAAAACCCATTTCTTTTCAattggaatgacaaccattactgaatgggaagagcctttctgaactgtcaatcactgagcatatataaaaaagctgccctatcagggccctgctgtgaggttcctcccacctcctgttgaagaggggcATCCACATAGAACAACACATAGATTGCCTTGTACTCTCTTTTATGCTTGAAATTGGCTCATTTGTACGTTTTTTACCTGCAAATTGGATTCGCTACGGTAAGCTACATTATTACAAGGGTTTTTGAGATTGCTAGTGGCCTTAGTCTCGGTTCAGTAAACACTACTGATTAGACTTGATTTCGACCCCTCTACAAAGATTGGCGCTAAGCTTTTAGTCTCTTTCTATTATCTTGTGTAGTTAATATACTGTTTTCTGAGTCGggtgagctattgtggtgctgtagggcgCTGGCAGGAGACTTGGACTGCTCCCCTTGTCAATGGTTCTCCAGAAGAACCAAGCACGGAAGAGCATCCCTCTCCCCAGCAGATTCCCATTCCTCAGGACAGGGAAGGATGTGATCGGTGGTCCGGAATCCCGCCTACTACAGTGGCTAGGGAGCCCcctcataaccctggttcaccctcccctaccccaccaccggTGTGGAGATGTAGACACCCCTTTGCGGAATCGTGGTAGACACCGCTCGATAGGGCGCTCACCGGGAGGTAGGCGATCACCGTGGAGGTACTGTTCTCCTTCACCTCGCAAACGCAGGCGCTCCCGAGAAACACCAGACGGAGTTTTGAGGAGCTAGCACAAGCCGTTAGAGCCCAGCAGACCATGTTGGAGACCTTATTACAGGCTCAGGGGAGACAGCCCCCTGCTaccaggcagccccagcttcACCACTCCTGCTTTCCGTCCCCGGCCCCCAAGCCTTGGCGAGCTGTCTTTCACGGCTTCAAGGTCGGACGTGTCGACCCCACCACTTTGGTCAGGTAAGCCATAGAGGGGGGCTCCATACCGTCCCTCCCGCATGCATCTCAGAGGGAGGCGTTTCGGGCCCAGATGCAGCCTGCAGCTGCTGCCACAGATGTTCCCTGGCCtacagaacaggagggaaaggggaatcgGTTTCTaaagcaaaaagggcacccacaataTACCCTTCCTCTTTATGATGACTTCTTGGAGCTTGGAGCGTCTGCTCCCTCtggctccagaacagcagagtccctaCTACACAACGCCAGAGCCCGAGAAGCTGGCCTGGGCACGTTCCCTCccatcggggacatggtcactgtgctggtgcaaggatccaccttcactagaggggataaagaccctacctgcccatccaagccatGCAGGATGACCGATACAATGCTAAAGAAAGTATATGCTTCATTGCTGACATCTTGAACGCTGCTCTCCACCACAGGCCAAACAAGTAGGCAGAGGAAAAGCCGGCAGCAAGGTACCACAGCCGGCCAGGGATAACCGCTTCTCTGGCTGGAGAATGTGCCCCCTCCCATgtccaagggagactgcccctgaggggctctggctgccaccttcccccTCACAatcggactgaccactggacacgacccatggcaaggatGCACCCAGGACTCCTCGGTGCTAACGACTATGAGACATGGTTATGCTCTGCAATTCCGCTTAGGCcctccacccttcaagggtgtgctctttaGCACCGTCGAACAAGCGTGCACGATtttccttcaacaggagatcgtcaatcttcaacagaagcacgctgtgtgcttggtaaacccaagcgatgccctcagcggcttctactccaggtactttctggtgcccaagAGGAATAGGAGTTAccaacctattctggacctcagggtcctatTCCTCAAAcaaagttcaacatgttgaccacaCAGattatcctccagtccgtccagccgggcgactggttcaagacctgcaagacgcctacttccatgtcccgatccgtcccgcacacagaaaatatctatgcTTCGCCTTTCAATgcatacgaattctgcgtgctgccatttggcctctcactggcgccccgcacattttccaagtgcatggatgcagcactggctccactcaggctgtggggtatttggAGCTTGAACTACCTAGACAATGGGCTAGTTTGAGCACTTTCCAAAGCATGTGCCTAAGCGCACACCAGTCAGGtctagatcatgtgacgaagttaagacTTTCAGTACATCagcagaagagcaacttcgtaccgcctcagtccacagtgttcctggggatcaaattgaactctgtgagcatgcttgccttaCTGTCaaaagacaggattcggtcgttggaagtcacgCTCTCCCAGTTCAGAGAAGATGCTtttctacaggtcagaatgtttcaaaggttgttggggctgatggcagccgcctcaaaaatccttcccctagggctgctgagaatgcgtccacttcaagcctgggtgtgtatgctcaaggtgcacccggtccgcgaTCGATACCAGCTGTTGCGAGTGTCCAGACAGTGTCGGAAGACATTGGATGGTGGCTCCGCCccagcaatctgcgcctcggatctccccttggcTCCCATCACAGAAGGGAATTTGTCACTACGAaagcctccagtctgggctggggagcggtctggaatggtaggggaataagaggtcagtggaagggaccttggcagcaagcatatataaatgcccaagaactgcaagcagtagccctggcgttatctcattttcgccagcagttatcACACAAACACTTGTTGGTCCAGATGAACAACACAACAGTgatagcctacataaaccaccaaggtggcctgcgctcaccgggccttcaccaagCAGCGCACTGACTCCTCTCTTGGACGCggagaaacttgcgttccatcaggacagttcacctccccggtgtggacaacagagcagcagaactcctgtccagaggagttccagacagctcggagttgagactgcatcctcaagtggtgaaactgatttgggagaggtttcgtataGCACAAGTTAACCTCTTCGCCACAGTCGAGTCCACTCATgtttctctatggagagagacaggggccccctgggagtagatgcgctagctcacccctggccacaggggctcttgtatgcgttccttCCGCTACCGTTATTActtgacactagagaggatcaaggtggagagagcacaggttttgctggttgcacccagttGGACAATGGTTTGGCGCCcatggtttgctctcctctccaacatgttgttgggccaaccgtggcagctcctgctctgcaaggacctcctgagccaaaaggaggggttattatggcacctgaactcAGCCCAGCTGagtctgggtctggccgttgaggCCGTTGACTGTAGTGTATCtacagtggtagagacactactgTCTGCCAAGGCGCCTAGCACTAGAGCTCAGCATTCATATCAATGGaaggttttccaagactggtgcattgctgagggtcacaatcctgtgacctgccctgttgagacaattctaaccttcttacaacacttgtttgatgagggaaaatctgcatctactctgaaggtctacttggcagcaatatcagtgtgccacaataaaattgactctgtgtctgctggggcacacttcctggcaatGGAGGCTCCGTCctccgatgaaaagcatggtccctaagtgggatctggagctggtgctggggggtccttacgggtcccccatttgagcccatggcctcagcagagctgtgccctgtttccctcaaagtggcgtttttattagccattacgtctgccagaagagtaagcaagcttcatgcactgtccatcaatgacacatgtatggctttcactggtaatgacttgcgggtaacattaagaatgAACTAgtctttttgccaaaggtggtagcCTCATtctatattaaccaaccagtggttttggaagctttcagacatCCCCCgaatgagtcagaggaggaccgtagataGCACACTTTTTGCCCAGTTCTGGCTCTGCACTGTTAGCTGGATTTGAACTGCGTCCtagagacagtccaaccagctgtttgtttgCTATGGGTCCCACTAAAGACGTCAAGCCCTATCGATGCAACGTCTAgaacactgggtggcagatgccatatgcttggtgtatgaacagatgaACTCCCTCATGCATTGAGACATTACTgctcattctaccaggggccaagcgacttcgtgggctctctttcatggcgcctccttggatgagctttgcaatgctgctacatggacaggtagtcagacatttgcacatttttaccgccttgatgttgcataCCAAGCGAGGCCTTCTCTGGGCtttagggtgttgcaggcggcattaTCAGGGCTCCAAGGTTATCGCCGGAGGCTGTACTGTCGGCTGTACTGACGCTGTACtgtctggagccacgacagctttggtacaacttcccattcggtaatggttgtcattccacttgaaagggaacattaggttattaccataaccctggttccctgaaaagaatgacaaccattacccttcaaggtcttttccccagctgaccttcgatttcgaaaatggcaatatgctactgtgagcatgcccctcttcagcaggaggtgggcgggacttcctcctcacagcagggccctgataggacagcttttttatatatgctcagtgagtgacgagtcagagaggctcttcccagtcggtaatggttgtcattcttttcagagaaccagggttatggtaataacctaacgttctgttACCTGTTATTAGCTTTCTTAAAGGAGTGCTCACCATTTTCAAACTCCATTCTCTTACCTCTAATAAGCTGTAGCAACATTCCCACTGTCCCCTTTTAAAGTAGCTCTAAACCAATagttaggcttccaagccaaaggctttCCACAAACCACATCGCAGAGTCATGAAAATGCATACGTAAGTAGATACCTATGTGTGGACAACCAGGCTGGTGATCCAGGGTTGTAAAAGTTCAGTTTGGCCACAAGACTAGATTTCGTAtaaatattggacaattttcaaaactcttgtcgacaaaaacatcttaagatggagatctgacaatgtcagcagATAGTGCCTGAatggcctataaaaaaaaaattacgttgaaacaaaatcaattggatGGTTGGTTTGCCTGCTGGTTggatttgcgcaaaatattcaaagatcttcttgtcgaAACCGCAATGTTGATAGGCAGcaaaattgtcacgtttgctcatgACAAGGTCCTTTGTAAGTTTTGTAAAACCCCCGCTTTTTTGTTAAATAGCATGGATGCagcgagcaaaataacaatttcatgagtgctgtatttacataagaacataagaaagtttacaaacgagaggaggccattcggcccatcttgctcgtttggttgttagtagcttattgatcccaaaatctcatcaagcagcttcttgaaggatcccagggtgtcagcttcaacaacattactggggagttgattccagaccctcacaattctctgtgtaaaaaagtgtctcctattttctgttctgaatgcccctttttctaaactccatttgtgacccctggtccttgtttcttttttcaggctgaaaaggtcccttgggtcgacactgtcaataccttttagaattaggtcgccacgtagtcttctttgttcaagactgaacagattcaattcttttagcctgtctgcatatgacatgccttttaagcccggaataattctggtcgctcttctttgcactctttctagagcagcaatatcttttttatagcgaggtgaccagaactgcacacaatattcaagatgaggtcttactagtgcattgtacagttttaacattactttccttgatttaaattcaacacttttcacaatgtatccgagcatcttgttagccttttttatagcttccccacattgtctagatgatttacatatattaaagtataaatccatactctAATACACTAcagacatgaaactgagtatgatagtagagggtaatgttgatttcaaaattaaattttcTCTCTAGGGCATGCCGATAGGGtcatagttataatggaacacgtataggaagtcatatgtgctatatgtaaaaatgtcatcacccgTGATCTTTGACCTCTCCAAAAAGTCAAACTAAAAACTGGCTCCTTGTGCTTCAGGGATCATCATGGTTGATATGGAACACttataggaagtcatatgtgctctataaaaaaatgtcattatccATGACCTTTGATCTCTAAGGGTCATAAATGAACATTTCTGGTAAAAAAGACCTTAAAAGCACAGATACGGCAATCATTtatattgaacatgtataggaagtCATGTGTGCGCTGTAAAAAAAGTCATCACCCATAACCTTTGGCTgctgctaaggttcaaaacccacaaattggcctatagctcctcagctgtatctaacacatATCAATGCACTTAAACGTCAACGTAAGGTTATGCTCTGTACATGATACAACTAAAGTAGCTCATTAAGTAATTATAGGAAATGTAGCGAGCTGTATCAgctattatttataatgtttgacccatgttttctttggaagcctttatagtcgCTAGCAACTGTAGTTCTATTTTCTTTCCTTATCAAGGGTGGAATTTCACAGTTGTAATTCGATTATACAAACAATTTGACTATCTGAACAAGGGGCATCTCCAGAAATATAGTACTGTGATGTTCGTGCCTCTGGTGTGAAAGAAAGTGTGTAATATAATTCCACACATTAAAGAGTCCAAACTTGTATTTTTCTAgttacaatacatactgtataatacttCATATTTTATTCCTCAGTAAAGTTTCAATATCAATGATCATAGTTATCATAATCACCGAACTCGTGAGCACGTCTAACTCCAATTACATGTTGTCCCATACATAGCACAATAAACTACCTTCTTTCACGGGAGGGGAGGCTAGATCTAGACATTACATCTAGCTTACTGTTAAAGGTACACATCCCAAAATATATGCATTAATAATTATGGTTCGCTATAGAATAAGCTGTATATAATAAGACCTAAATGG is part of the Polyodon spathula isolate WHYD16114869_AA chromosome 13, ASM1765450v1, whole genome shotgun sequence genome and encodes:
- the LOC121325425 gene encoding uncharacterized protein LOC121325425, which encodes MSCTDSEYFVRKANRCCKKCKKGERWKFDCTGDKETGCEPCNSGEFMDQENTSKTCRACNTCHPSSNLRIVSVCTRFRNAQCECETGFYCSHKTNNGCDYCNPVQQCRLGEGVVQLATPWSNTECASCKPGTFSNLTDSQTPCRSHTNCTEIGQMLQIAGSSITDSVCIGKPTPPPTPKDLCWVLPASLWAGFAISAAVFTILFILCYRRKEMRRRKETARVIQRRRQSTACVDKIRFLEKHTTGEGNEHVCEEVSVSSHLLPVGLSVRETAPDGALCKTLIPDGAEKPKPLIPDSDNWFPVSRSLDCLTPVRENTFNWNCLSLKDLQKTEAGVSSELVLLPVTTIPLQQGFPDQTKELPMSLHSDKGSLGNYLNLTSNNDLNLWKQLTICDPSVTSDIEVDGLTLPTVTASECFHAGQSEIRIVMSPPLSDKHHLQIGNDITEAGLSPGLIIEGASQFGKASSCPGRLGCNSEPQENEWTG